The Mastacembelus armatus chromosome 13, fMasArm1.2, whole genome shotgun sequence DNA segment CACACCTAATAGACAGAGATTTGAGGCATCCAGACTGTGGTGTCATTATAAACTACAGTTCTCTATGATTGTGACGCTGCACTGAAAGTTTCCATTTGCCAATATTTTGTTTCGTATGCAACATGTGGTGCTTCTGAATCTGGTCAGTTAGACCAGAAGAGTAACTTTCATGGAGATTTCTGTGGAATTTGTGTGACCCCATATGAAGTCCTGTGTAGTATTAATTCTGCTGCCATTTGTTTACcagataaacaaaatatattgaTTTGTAAATGATATTAGAAAATAACAAATGATCCAAATCAGCTGCAACATCTACTGCAATCTCCAAATATCTGCTCTGTGTTACAGGTTTTCTGTCTCTAATTAATTTGAATGAACTCGTTGTATGATCTGTAAAATCTGCTGTGTCTTAACCCTGATCAGCAGGCCCAGGCTCAGGTCTAACCTTGTGCTGGGCAAAGACCATAGTGCCGTCATAGCGTCCTCTCTCAGACTGCAGGTTTCCCGTCCGGAGCTTCTGCACCAACATTCCCCCTGATGACACAGTGATCTGGTCATGGgggaataaaaacaacagtgaggGACAGTTTCTTGATACattatgtgtatgtgctgtacACTTTATTCAAGTGCTTCAATACAGCAGGTACAACTTTGAGGTGCTGTACTTAGCTTAACCATCAATGGGTTTATCTCAGATATCTTAAGAAATtgtttacatgtacagtaaCTTTGATGAATATCTATTGGTTAGTTTAGCTTGAATGCAGAAATGCATGTTCTGGGGTATTTTTGTGTTGTGCCTATGGTGCCCCTTGACGTTTAGACATGACTTGAACACGTCTGCCATTAGGTGTCTCAGCCCAGTATCCCAAACCCATTAACTGTTCATTACAGTGATGGATAATGATGACCAGTGCAGCAGTATCTAAAGGTTTTAAAGACAATTACAGTCTATAACAAAATGTGAGCCCAGGCAAAGCTACAGTAGAGCAGACAACAGGAGATTCTGACTCACCACTCTGGGATCTGGGCTCTTCTCCAGCAAGGGAATAAGACTCTTGGTGAGGATGTAAACCCCTAAGAGACAGacaaggagggaaaaaaacacttttcataACCATCCTCATCTTTCCTTCTTTGCGTTTGCCTTACTTCAGCTCCTTACCCTTTTAACTCACCAAGGACGTTAGTGGCAAAGCTCTTCTCAAGCCCCTCAGTGTTCACATCCCTTTGACTCATGATGGAGCCTGCATTATTGATCTGcacagacattttttattaCTCACATTGAAACAATATTGATCAAAACATGTTAcagaagaaaattaaaaaatgtggaGCTAATATTCTGATACCACACTGTGATATATTTTCATACGACAGTCTTGTAGGTAACTCATGTCACTCACCAGAACATTGAGAGACTTGTACTTCCTCTTGAAAGACTCAGCAAACTCCCAAACCTTCTTGGTCTCAGAGAGGTCCAGGATGTGGACATAGATTTCCTAAAATGACACCAAGCATTTAGACTAATGTCACATCTGGGAGACGAGGCTgtccctgtgttttttttacatcatcTGGGATGTGAGTCATACTGTACTTTATTTCCAGTCTCCTTGACAATATCAGCCCTCGCCTCTTCGGCCTTGTCCTTGTTCCTGCACACCATATGGACTATTCCACCTGTGACAATGACagaataaacatgaaataaatactaatacatataatgcatttgtgtttaattgcagtcttttagtttagtttatatACTAAAAGACCTAAATTGAATATATatgagcgtgtgtgtgcatgcatgtgcatcaTGTCTACATAATTTGCAATATGACAACTATCaactatttattgtttttctatttttaattatattaatatttatttattattttacaatattatttaattaatttgtgtgtttctatatCCATGCTTCTatttattcttttctctttttacctCATTTTTGTAGCCTTGCCATAACATCTATGTatcagttcagtttgtgtttattactgAAATCACAATTAAAGACAGTCTTGCATTGGACTGGATTATATTCAGAGATATTCCTGATATTCCGACATCCTTATGACTATAAATAAATTAGGAAAAACGAGGAAAACTCTAAAATGTGCTATGATTTGTATTAATTTGAGCAACTGCTACTCTGGTTACTGTGAAAACACCTGACAATGATGTTAATTTTCAATCTCATCATATTTGTTTGTCTTCATATATGAGATGATTAGCTGCCAGATCAGGTACTAGGATTGATACCTCTTTTAGCGATGGCTATGGCGGTGGCTTTCCCAATGCCACTGTTGGCTCCTGTTATCATGAAGGTGCGTCCAGCCACGCACACCTCCAGGTCCTTCTCCACAAACCGCTTAGAGGCTGACAGGAAGCCATTCCTGCAAGATAATCCCATTCACTGCATTATATCCATACCTGTTTATTTGCTCTAGATGCATGGAAGCTATGCATCTACTGCATATCTctgttcctgtgtctgtgtgtatgttgagGTTGTAATGGGTCGGTGTTTGAGGTCAGCTTGCTTAATGTATGTTGCTGCACAGCTTTACTGTACAGATAAAATAAAGGAGAGACTGTGCCTGGCATCGTCTCTGAGGAGAAAGGGTTTGGGTTGAGACTACTGATGGTGACAACaccattagtgtgtgtgtgtgtgtgtgtgtgtgtgtgtgtgtgtgtgtgtgtgtgtgtgtgtctgtatgagtGAGCCACTAAAGACCTCAATTCTCCCCATTGTCCCGGATGCCATTGTTGAGGGCGGCTGAAGGGGGGGTGATAAAAGGAACAGGGAGGGGGTTAATGCTGCAGCTAAATGATCGCTCTGTTCGTTGGTGTCATGCAGAGAGCTATTAGTGCAGGGTCAGGGCGGGTTTCCAGGCAGCTCTCTGGGAGAAAAGATAACGTAGAACAAAAGAGAGAAGGGAAACAATCACAAAAGCACCTCTTCAGACAATCTTGGCTTGTTGTATACTGATGGACAGCCACATTAGGGCTGCAATAGATCAGATTGGACTGCTCCAACATTTAGAGCCATTTTATGTTAAACAACTGAATTGCATTGTTACATGTCTCTTCCTGAATCATTATCAACTTTGTGTGATTCATAAATCAGTGATATTGTAGGATGCTCTCTGTTTGCACCCTGTTCAGTGATGCAGTAGCAATTAAGGGTTGATAAACTTCAGCTTCTAATAAATACAAGAATTCACCATCAGGGAGAAAAGATCAGCTGAAGTATCACCACTTTCAAAGATCCAGCCCTCATGCAACCACAGCCCTAACCCAACCTTGTATGACTAATAGGCATGGCCTgctctgtatttatttagtattttacattacaaatgCAAATCATAACTTTCATTATAGATTAAAGATTGATCTGGCAATTATTTCCTTGACTGATAGTGTAATTGTTGTGTCTATTCAATatcagtccaacagcagcagttcCTCTCATTGGAGAGTTTGGCATTATCAAATATTTGTCAttgaaaaatgacttaaagGTCCATTTTAAAACCGGATGGTTATTTACTTTCTGTTGAGCAACTAACAGTCGCTAGCTAGTTTAAACATCAGAAAGTTctttaaaatgttgaataaaatatttaaataaaaaggcCTGAGACATAATcttcatttcaaataaatgaaaattcagTGCAGGACATTAGACAGAATACAGTGGTAAAATCTGCTTATATTAATACATGTGTATGATGTATTTTTCACTAGAAAAACTAAATCCATTTTCAAGTTAAAATTGAGACCTATTTAAATAGCATTCATTGTAAAGATAGAAATGTCACATTAGATGATTTAGTATTAAAGTGCTGCCTGTAAAAGTTAGATGTGGTAACGCTTTACTTGAAGTGCTCTGTGATATTTACTCCCATTAGATTCAGAAGTGCAGTAAAACTTATAACTAAACTAATAAAATCATGAggcaaaaaagcagaaaattacatttagttGAAACTGCATTACATTTCCTAAATTATACTATGATGAGTTTATGATGCATCTCTTCAGCAAAGTTGTGCCCGTGAAACGACCTAAGATAATtgtttctgcacacacagacacacactcagcccCCAAACTCCACAGCGATGTGCCAGCGTGTAAACTGCAGACCAGGCTTCATCTTACCTGGTGAACTGGGTCAGTCCCTTCAGGAACCAGGCGGAGTTGCGGTACAGAGACATGGTGCTGCTCTGGAAGCCTCTCGCTGAGCTCAGCTGTCTCCTCAGCTTTTACTCTGGACCGAAACCACGTGTGGCACCGCTCAACCAGCACCAGAGGACAGGTCCCCCGGCCCCCCAGCGGCGGAAAGGAAGGATGCATCGTTTCAGGTTACTTGACCAACAGATGAACGTGAACATAAGACAACATCCTGTTTGTTCTAGTTTCTTATAGTGTGCGTTTGGCGAAATGGAAATGGACGGAACACGTTCGTCTATGTTAGAGTTTACCTGACCTTTAGGCAGGGAAAATTAATAACACGCCTCATAATGATAATATTAACGTTACACAGCAAGTGTTGATGCAGGACTCTGCGTTGTATATGGACGGGAGAAGACAGGctttggagaaaacaaacatataagCAAATACTCTGAACCACTGTTGACTTAAAAATGCCACCCATCCCTCCTAtgatgaaaaaaagattttaaaaaattaataataaatcgacaaatataataatatttaaaaacatttcccaTATGAGAATGTTCCTGATTGaactatttcatattttttttaactgactCAAGgttttgactttttaaatctcCTAATTAGCCTGATACTTAAACTTTGTCAAAGCAGCATGtaggatttatttttcttttaaatctacgacacagaaaaaagggaagaaacgTTATGGgcatttgaacatttaatatcacaaaaataaatcctACTTAACTTCATGAGTGATTTTTATGATGAGCAGCTCTGCCTTCCCCTTCACCTGTTCGTTTACAGCTGCGCCAGGTGGTGTCCCAGCAGCCAATCAGCGGCTGAAGCGCAGCAGGGCGCGGCTGTGACTGGAGAAGGTGTAAGCGCACTGACTTCTGGGAAAGGTAACAATGTCTCCGCATCTTAAAACGCACAGCGCACTGTAGGTCTGCGGTGCTCTGGGATCCTGGGGAACGCGTAGTTGTAAACGTGCCGGATTTGAGTTTGGGTGACTTCTCTCGGGCGGCTGAGACAAAATGGTGAGTATCCGAGCTCCCTGCTAAGTGCTGAGTTTTGTCCTTATGCAATAAAATATGTCCAAAGATGTAACAAAGTTGCAGTTACATTGCAGTTACTATAGTTAGTCTAAATTAGTGTTGTTAAGATGTGGGAACTGCGCCAGCTAAAAGGGGAATATTTGGCTTTTATAGCTGCACATCAGTTTAGGGGAGGGACTTGATCAAAGGTCATTGAGTTGGAACTGGAGTGGCATTATTCTAACTTGTGTTATGACCCTGAAATTatctaaacattttttaacacaTGGGAACTGTTATGTTTCTGATTGCTACTCTTTTATTGAGAAACCAGAGTGAAAAGCTTACCAAGAGTTGACAGTTCCAGCGTAACAACAATCTCTGAAAGGCAAATGAATGCAAAACTGTGATGGTGTGTCTCAtgtaaaatgagatttttacatttatttatatattgcaCATTgtaattcacagaaaacaatcacATTATCTTAAAAAAGGTACTAGAGGGTACAGCTGATATATTTTACTCCACATGTCTTGCTTTATCTTGTTGCAGAAGCAGTGCTGCACCTATGGGCCAAGAACTAATTACCCTTGCTCAATACAACCACTATATTTAGTGTGTCATTGCATTCAAAGGTGATATTGATGTGTCATGTTTCCATGATGGTCTAGTTGTGAAATCTAATTGCTGCTTGGTGCAACCCTCACAGTGgtgcttttgttttaattgcACATTTGTCTGTAGTAGAGGGTAGCACTGTATGCATGGGTGTATCTGCACCTGCATCTGTATGTGATTGCATCATTGTATGTTGACACTCTAAACATTAAGCACATTTTAGTTATATGTGTCTAACTCTCTCAACAGAAGATTGTTCTTCTTGGCTTTTTTATACAATTTTCTGTAGCTGTCTTTACCACTGCACTACAGAAATATCATAAGTCTGAGTTTTCTACTCTTTTTCCACCTCCTGTCCTTTTCAGATGCGCTTTTTGTTACTGTTCAGTCGTCAGGGGAAGCTGCGACTGCAGAAATGGTACACACCATTGTCAGACCGGGACAAGAAGAAGGTGATCCGGGACATGATGATGTTAGTGTTGCCCCGTCCACCACGTTCTTGCAACTTCCTTCAATGGAGGGACCTAAAGATCGTTTACAAAAGGTGCCTCCAAGAGACACAGctatgtttcttttctgttttcattaacaGCTATCGTGCTTGCAAtattttttggatttttgaCAACGTTGTGTCAGCTACTGCTCTAACATTTGACCTCCTCTTCAATGTCAGGTATGCCAgtctgtatttctgtgctgGTCTGGAGAGCCAGGATAATGAGCTGCTGGCCCTAGAAGTGGTGCACAGATACGTTGAGTTGTTGGATAAATACTTTGGCAACGTAAGTAGTCCTGAATGTCTTGGTGCAAGCAGAATTCACTAGTGATTGAAAATCTGTTTCGTAGTATTTGTATACGATTGTAGTG contains these protein-coding regions:
- the dhrs12la gene encoding DHRS-12_like_SDR_c-like domain-containing protein, giving the protein MSLYRNSAWFLKGLTQFTRNGFLSASKRFVEKDLEVCVAGRTFMITGANSGIGKATAIAIAKRGGIVHMVCRNKDKAEEARADIVKETGNKEIYVHILDLSETKKVWEFAESFKRKYKSLNVLINNAGSIMSQRDVNTEGLEKSFATNVLGVYILTKSLIPLLEKSPDPRVITVSSGGMLVQKLRTGNLQSERGRYDGTMVFAQHKRQQVVMTEQLAKAHTNIHFSVMQPGWVDTPAVANAMPDFHRSMKDSLRTPEQGADTVVWLAISEAATTNPSGRFYQDRKMVSTHLPLAWTHSSALEEQKLMSLLEDLAKTFQPH
- the ap1s3a gene encoding AP-1 complex subunit sigma-3a isoform X1, with translation MMRFLLLFSRQGKLRLQKWYTPLSDRDKKKVIRDMMMLVLPRPPRSCNFLQWRDLKIVYKRYASLYFCAGLESQDNELLALEVVHRYVELLDKYFGNVCELDIIFNFEKAYFILDEFLMGGEILETSKVAVGVSLEEADTLQETMEEYMTKPAY
- the ap1s3a gene encoding AP-1 complex subunit sigma-3a isoform X2, producing MRFLLLFSRQGKLRLQKWYTPLSDRDKKKVIRDMMMLVLPRPPRSCNFLQWRDLKIVYKRYASLYFCAGLESQDNELLALEVVHRYVELLDKYFGNVCELDIIFNFEKAYFILDEFLMGGEILETSKVAVGVSLEEADTLQETMEEYMTKPAY